Proteins from one Diorhabda carinulata isolate Delta chromosome 10, icDioCari1.1, whole genome shotgun sequence genomic window:
- the LOC130899038 gene encoding negative elongation factor A, translating into MANVRDSDTSLWLHNKLGISNDSWTGGSICSQLNAEVLRNIKDCFPDLQTQVKLKLLLSFFHIPRRNLEEWKTELEQILEVALGDSELWVAMLADALKTYPSTGSLNTEISDVDEVRPIFNDLVADLRRLVRKQNDHTMLPMECHYLNKGALVSVVGHKPEPLKHFTIKKKPKSALLRADLLQKSMDAASNMNKKSCAPVIPVRSRGMPRKMTDTTPLKGIPSRVPTSGFRSALNSNANRPPLSRAPAGRKEGGVKLLDIADQPLGYAAAKKRKKMQEIEDAAKKATENATVQSPPLTTTVVTTPDYAAGLAPTPTYAPATPQPVVTPSAGSLVTTSLISQPVQTPPIPSTPTPVTPQISTPVSVPIPQPAVAVTQQLIHTMRPVPPLLATTPSGQRTIISSEPTVQQVQQHVQTQHIIGTPVVVTQRPVQQPQQTVTHIRIQPQPTATVLQRRGLALTREQMLEAQDMFRTANKVTRPEKALILGFMAGSRDNPCPHLGNIVTIKLSEDQENVLQPDATYLTMLVETHFQMNYNNGEWKKIKKYRHVENVVEQITPNTATATLV; encoded by the exons ATGGCGAATGTGCGTGACAGTGATACTTCGTTGTGGCTTCACAATAAACTCGGAATTTCAAATGATTCTTGGACAGGAGGTTCAATATGTTCACAATTAAATGCTGAAgtattgagaaatataaaaGACTGTTTTCCAGATTTACAAACCCAAGTTAAACTGAAATTATTACTCAGTTTTTTTCATATCCCGCGCAGAAATTTGGAAGAG TGGAAGACAGAACTAGAACAAATTTTGGAAGTAGCATTAGGCGATTCTGAATTGTGGGTTGCGATGTTAGCAGATGCACTAAAGACCTACCCTTCTACTGGATCTTTGAATACAGAAATATCAGATGTAGATGAAGTTCGTcctatttttaatgatttagtGGCTGATTTAAGGAGATTAGTTCGTAAACAAAACGACCACACTATGTTACCCATGGAATgtcattatttaaataaggGAGCTCTAGTTTCAGTT GTTGGACATAAACCTGAAccattaaaacattttacaataaaaaagaaaccaaAATCCGCATTGCTTAGGGCAGATCTGCTGCAGAAATCTATGGATGCAGCatcaaatatgaataaaaaatcttgTGCACCTGTCATACCAGTTCGATCCAGAGGGATGCCAAGAAAAATGACAGATACAA CACCTCTAAAAGGAATCCCAAGCAGAGTACCAACTTCCGGATTCCGATCTGCATTGAACAGTAATGCTAATAGACCTCCGCTTTCTAGAGCACCTGCTGGAAGAAAGGAGGGTGGTGTTAAACTGTTAGATATTGCAGATCAACCATTAGGTTATGCTGCAgctaaaaaaagaaagaaaatgcAAG AAATTGAGGATGCTGCTAAAAAAGCAACTGAAAATGCAACAGTACAAAGTCCTCCACTAACAACAACTGTTGTTACAACTCCAGATTATGCCGCTGGTCTGGCTCCAACTCCAACTTATGCTCCAGCTACACCTCAACCCGTTGTAACTCCCTCAGCAG gATCTTTGGTTACAACATCTTTGATATCTCAACCAGTACAAACTCCTCCTATACCATCAACTCCAACCCCAGTTACACCTCAGATTTCAACACCTGTTTCAGTTCCTATACCTCAACCGGCAGTTGCTGTTACTCAACAGCTCATTCATACAATGAGACCTGTTCCTCCGTTATTGGCGACGACGCCTTCAGGCCAAAGAACTATTATTTCTTCTGAACCAACTGTCCAACAAGTGCAGCAGCACGTGCAAACTCAACATATTATTGGTACACCTGTTGTAGTTACACAAAGGCCGGTACAACAGCCCCAACAGACTGTTACACACATTAGGATTCAACCTCAACCTACAGCGACTGTTTTACAAAGAAGAGGTCTTGCTCTCACG AGAGAACAAATGCTGGAAGCTCAAGATATGTTTCGTACGGCAAACAAAGTTACTCGGCCGGAAAAAGCGCTCATTCTCGGTTTTATGGCTGGTTCTAGAGACAATCCGTGTCCTCATCTCGGTAATATAGTTACTATCAAACTTTCAGAAGATCAAGAAAATGTACTACAACCGGACGCTACTTATCTTACCATGCTGGTAGAGACTCACTTTCAGATGAATTACAACAACGGagaatggaagaaaataaaaaaatatcgacatGTAGAGAATGTTGTGGAGCAGATCACACCAAATACAGCGACAGCTACTTTAGTTTGA